Proteins encoded together in one Neobacillus sp. FSL H8-0543 window:
- a CDS encoding ketoacyl-ACP synthase III has product MRARFKNSIIKGISTAIPKDIFDFNTLAADFGNEEVKRIVASTGIEQVRVAREGQCTSDLCVAAAENLFAKLEVNPSTIDGIVFVSQTPDYKMPATSVLLQHRLGLPTTAVAFDINYGCSGFVYGLYQASMMIEAGGCERVLVCVGDTSTRMVHPGDRSIRMVFGDGGSATLVEKGESTSHFILRTDGSGAENLIIPAGGSRKPISDGTSIPIEAEDGNIRNEETVRMDGMEIMSFALREIPPMIDELLNVTGWRKDEVGTYALHQANKFMLEYLRRKIKLQKNSVPISVANVGNTGPASIPLMLSIKRQELSESNQLQKVICCGFGVGLSWASCALDLSSTLISDPIEA; this is encoded by the coding sequence ATGAGGGCAAGGTTTAAGAATTCAATTATAAAAGGTATATCAACAGCAATTCCAAAGGATATATTTGATTTTAATACGTTAGCCGCTGATTTTGGAAATGAAGAGGTAAAAAGAATAGTGGCAAGCACAGGTATTGAACAGGTTCGAGTTGCAAGAGAAGGACAATGCACATCGGATTTATGTGTCGCTGCAGCTGAAAACTTATTTGCAAAGCTTGAAGTTAATCCATCAACAATTGATGGAATTGTTTTTGTTTCCCAAACCCCAGATTATAAAATGCCTGCTACAAGTGTTTTACTTCAGCACCGGCTTGGGTTACCTACGACTGCAGTTGCTTTTGATATTAATTATGGTTGTTCTGGCTTTGTTTATGGTTTATACCAAGCGTCTATGATGATTGAAGCTGGTGGTTGTGAAAGAGTTTTAGTATGTGTAGGTGATACTTCGACAAGAATGGTTCATCCGGGAGATCGATCTATTCGGATGGTTTTCGGTGATGGTGGCAGTGCGACGCTTGTTGAAAAAGGTGAATCCACATCACATTTTATTTTAAGAACAGACGGTTCTGGAGCTGAAAACTTAATCATTCCAGCGGGTGGTTCACGAAAACCAATCAGTGATGGGACCTCAATTCCCATAGAAGCAGAGGACGGGAATATTCGTAACGAAGAAACCGTACGCATGGATGGAATGGAAATCATGTCATTCGCTTTAAGAGAAATTCCCCCAATGATAGATGAGCTGCTCAATGTAACTGGATGGAGAAAAGATGAGGTAGGTACGTATGCTCTCCATCAAGCAAATAAGTTTATGCTCGAGTATTTGCGTAGGAAAATAAAATTACAGAAGAATTCCGTGCCAATCTCTGTAGCTAATGTGGGTAATACTGGTCCAGCATCGATACCTTTGATGTTATCTATTAAACGTCAAGAATTATCTGAAAGTAATCAGCTCCAAAAAGTGATATGTTGTGGTTTTGGTGTCGGTTTATCATGGGCATCCTGTGCACTTGATTTATCCTCAACTCTTATATCAGACCCAATTGAGGCGTAA
- a CDS encoding acyltransferase: MNKRYEELDSLRGIAAMLVFIFHMLMILPNSWKEGLIWHLINLSPLHHLLIGDKRVIFFFILSGFVLSLPFFRKKRLSYPSFIIRRIVRLYIPYAIAITFAILTSIYFSKGGNSELGGLFNALWMAPVDVELIINHYLFIGNYNVYAYNIAIWSLIHELRIAFIFPLLMVMAIRFRWKINLALGVGLAVIGAAIHLILQDPYQPIYKTLFYILMFIIGILISKYKSNLLEGYKSLNKGFKIGLFIIGYLIYNYSDFIGNPLLADWLTSIGVSILLVIVLGSTLASKILLWRPLKYLGKISYGVYLYHLPVLLTLLYVFYGKIPIIIIMGLAVIITLIISNLAWYFIEKPSIKLAKFLSDKFSYNIKEPVLVEEKRSS, translated from the coding sequence ATGAACAAACGCTATGAAGAACTAGACTCGTTGAGAGGTATTGCAGCAATGTTAGTTTTTATATTTCATATGCTTATGATTTTACCGAATTCATGGAAAGAAGGATTAATATGGCACTTAATAAATTTAAGCCCTTTACATCATTTATTAATTGGGGATAAGCGTGTTATTTTTTTCTTTATTCTGAGCGGATTTGTTCTTTCTTTGCCATTCTTTAGAAAGAAGAGACTTTCTTACCCATCTTTTATTATAAGAAGAATTGTCAGATTGTATATTCCTTACGCAATAGCTATTACTTTTGCCATTTTGACTAGTATATATTTCTCGAAAGGAGGAAACTCCGAACTAGGAGGATTATTCAATGCACTATGGATGGCCCCAGTGGACGTAGAACTAATAATAAACCATTATCTATTTATTGGAAATTATAATGTTTACGCCTACAATATTGCAATCTGGAGCCTTATCCATGAACTAAGGATAGCCTTTATATTTCCTTTATTGATGGTTATGGCAATACGGTTTAGGTGGAAGATAAATTTGGCACTTGGAGTTGGCTTGGCAGTAATCGGTGCAGCAATTCACTTAATTCTTCAAGATCCTTATCAGCCTATTTACAAGACTTTATTCTATATTTTAATGTTTATCATTGGAATACTAATAAGCAAATATAAATCAAATCTACTTGAGGGATACAAGTCTCTGAATAAAGGATTCAAGATTGGTTTATTCATTATAGGATATCTAATTTACAATTATTCAGATTTCATTGGTAATCCGTTGTTGGCTGATTGGCTTACTTCAATAGGAGTTTCAATTTTGTTAGTTATAGTACTGGGATCTACATTAGCTTCAAAAATCCTTTTGTGGAGGCCTTTAAAATATCTCGGGAAAATTTCTTATGGGGTATATCTTTACCACCTTCCTGTCTTACTTACTTTATTATATGTTTTTTACGGTAAAATCCCTATTATAATAATTATGGGATTAGCTGTGATCATTACTCTAATTATTTCTAACTTAGCATGGTATTTTATTGAAAAACCTTCTATTAAACTTGCAAAATTTTTATCTGATAAATTTTCATATAACATTAAAGAACCTGTCTTGGTCGAAGAAAAACGCTCAAGTTAA
- a CDS encoding aminotransferase class I/II-fold pyridoxal phosphate-dependent enzyme, protein MINDKEKIYLSLAHMSGNEQKYINNAFDMNWVAPLGPNVDGFEKEIASFVGVNDAVAVSSGTAAIHLALQLLEIKRGDRVFCSTLTFVASANPILYQGAVPVFIDSEPDTWNMSPQALERALKEAELEGTLPKAVIVVHLYGQSAKMDEIIRLCNKYYVPVIEDAAESLGSIYKGKASGTMGIFGIYSFNGNKIITTSGGGMLVSNDGDAINKARFLATQAKDHAPYYQHSKMGFNYRMSNILAGVGRAQLEVLEERVRARRGIFNVYRQYLSELPGISFMNELENTRSNRWLTTLLIEEKDAGISNRSLIEFLSKENIEARYVWKPLHMQPLFTGALYYSHSENENIAEDLFKKGICLPSGSSMTEVQQMRVINCILKFIKLKDYQRKIKLVL, encoded by the coding sequence ATGATAAATGATAAAGAAAAAATATATCTTTCGTTGGCTCATATGAGTGGGAATGAACAAAAATATATAAACAATGCTTTTGATATGAATTGGGTCGCTCCTTTAGGACCTAATGTTGATGGTTTTGAAAAAGAAATTGCATCTTTTGTTGGAGTGAATGATGCAGTGGCTGTAAGTTCAGGAACAGCAGCAATTCATTTAGCTTTACAACTGCTGGAAATTAAGCGGGGTGATAGGGTGTTCTGTTCAACGCTAACCTTTGTAGCCAGCGCCAACCCCATTTTATATCAAGGTGCCGTACCGGTATTTATTGATTCAGAACCTGATACATGGAATATGTCTCCTCAAGCATTAGAACGTGCTTTAAAGGAAGCCGAGTTAGAAGGAACTTTACCAAAGGCAGTAATCGTTGTTCACTTATATGGTCAAAGTGCAAAAATGGACGAAATTATTCGATTGTGTAATAAATACTATGTTCCTGTTATAGAGGATGCTGCTGAATCACTTGGATCCATATATAAGGGAAAAGCAAGTGGAACAATGGGTATATTCGGTATCTATTCATTTAATGGCAATAAAATAATAACAACTTCTGGGGGGGGAATGCTGGTTTCCAACGATGGTGATGCAATTAATAAAGCACGTTTTTTGGCAACTCAGGCTAAAGACCATGCCCCATATTATCAACATAGTAAGATGGGGTTTAATTATAGAATGAGTAATATTTTAGCAGGCGTAGGTAGAGCCCAATTAGAGGTTTTGGAGGAAAGGGTGAGGGCTAGAAGGGGAATTTTTAATGTTTACCGTCAATATTTATCTGAACTGCCTGGAATATCATTTATGAATGAATTAGAAAATACACGATCTAATCGTTGGCTTACAACGTTATTAATAGAAGAAAAAGATGCAGGAATATCAAATAGATCGTTAATAGAGTTTTTGTCAAAAGAAAATATCGAAGCTCGCTATGTATGGAAGCCACTTCATATGCAACCTCTTTTTACCGGAGCTTTATATTATTCTCATAGTGAAAATGAAAATATTGCAGAGGATTTATTCAAGAAGGGTATATGCCTCCCATCTGGGTCAAGCATGACAGAAGTCCAGCAAATGAGAGTAATCAATTGTATTTTGAAATTTATTAAATTAAAGGATTACCAGAGGAAAATAAAATTAGTTTTATAA
- a CDS encoding sugar transferase — protein MKRLFDLLLSSLILIIFLPIISAAALLIRIKIGSPIIFKQQRPGLNGKPFVLYKFRTMTNERNKIGELLRDDLRLTPFGKLLRKLSIDEFPQLLNVIKGDMSLIGPRPLLTEYLLLYTEEQSKRHLVRPGITGWAQINGRNAIAWEEKFKLDVWYVKNRSFILDMKILLLTIKKVITSEGISNQNHVTMPDFEGDATRKHQNYNSL, from the coding sequence ATGAAAAGATTATTTGACTTATTATTATCTAGTCTTATCCTTATTATATTTTTACCGATAATTTCAGCAGCTGCTCTTCTAATTAGAATAAAGATTGGAAGCCCAATTATTTTTAAGCAGCAACGTCCAGGATTAAATGGAAAACCTTTTGTATTATATAAATTTCGTACAATGACAAATGAGCGAAATAAAATAGGTGAATTATTACGGGATGATTTAAGATTAACTCCGTTTGGAAAACTTCTTAGAAAATTAAGCATAGATGAATTTCCACAGCTTTTGAATGTCATTAAAGGTGATATGAGCTTAATCGGACCTAGACCACTATTAACAGAATATCTATTGTTATACACAGAAGAACAATCCAAGCGTCATCTTGTGAGACCTGGAATTACAGGGTGGGCACAAATTAATGGCAGAAATGCGATAGCATGGGAAGAAAAATTCAAATTGGATGTTTGGTATGTTAAAAACCGAAGTTTTATACTTGATATGAAAATTTTACTTCTAACAATAAAAAAAGTAATAACTTCAGAAGGAATTAGTAATCAAAATCACGTTACAATGCCAGATTTTGAGGGAGACGCCACTAGAAAACATCAAAATTATAACTCCTTGTAA
- the galE gene encoding UDP-glucose 4-epimerase GalE: MKILITGGAGYIGSHTCVELLNAGYEIIVVDNLLNSKAESLNRVRQITGKDFKFHQIDLLERAALDTVFFENSIDAVIHFAGLKAVGESVSLPLWYYHNNITGTLRLCEVMKKYGVKKLVFSSSATVYGVPNTVPISEDFSLGATNPYGRTKQMIEEILRDLNVSDHEWSVALLRYFNPIGAHKSGQIGEDPNNIPSNLLPYIAQVAVGKVNELKVFGNDYPTKDGTGVRDYIHVVDLAIGHLKALEKVLGFKGVDAYNLGTGKGYSVLEMIHTFETVSGRKIPYQIVERRPGDIGICFANPLKAKQELGWVAIRGVEEMCKDSWRWQANNPNGYENTKIFTNVK, translated from the coding sequence ATGAAAATATTAATTACTGGTGGAGCAGGATACATTGGAAGTCATACTTGCGTGGAATTGTTGAATGCAGGTTATGAAATCATAGTTGTGGATAATCTCCTAAACAGTAAAGCAGAATCTTTAAATCGCGTTCGTCAAATTACAGGAAAAGACTTTAAATTTCATCAAATAGATTTACTTGAAAGAGCAGCTTTAGATACTGTTTTTTTCGAAAATAGTATTGATGCTGTGATTCATTTTGCAGGTTTAAAGGCAGTCGGAGAGTCAGTAAGTTTGCCACTTTGGTATTACCACAACAACATTACAGGGACTTTAAGATTGTGTGAAGTAATGAAAAAATACGGTGTTAAAAAACTTGTATTTAGCTCTTCAGCAACTGTATATGGTGTACCTAACACTGTACCTATATCTGAAGACTTTTCATTAGGAGCAACAAATCCATATGGACGAACAAAGCAGATGATAGAAGAAATCCTTCGTGACCTTAATGTGTCTGACCATGAATGGAGTGTTGCCCTTTTGCGCTACTTCAATCCTATTGGAGCACATAAGAGTGGGCAAATTGGTGAGGATCCAAATAACATTCCAAGTAATCTTCTCCCATATATCGCTCAAGTAGCTGTTGGGAAAGTTAATGAACTAAAGGTATTTGGTAATGATTACCCTACGAAGGATGGTACTGGTGTCAGAGACTATATTCATGTTGTTGATCTTGCAATAGGGCATCTTAAAGCCCTAGAAAAGGTATTAGGATTTAAAGGTGTTGATGCCTACAATCTAGGTACAGGCAAAGGGTATAGTGTGTTGGAAATGATTCATACCTTCGAGACTGTATCTGGAAGAAAAATCCCTTATCAAATTGTTGAGCGGCGTCCTGGGGATATTGGCATATGTTTTGCCAATCCTTTAAAGGCTAAGCAAGAGCTAGGTTGGGTGGCCATTAGAGGAGTTGAAGAAATGTGCAAAGATTCATGGCGATGGCAGGCAAATAATCCAAATGGTTATGAAAATACTAAAATTTTTACTAATGTGAAGTAA
- a CDS encoding PIG-L family deacetylase, with product MLFEKKIIKMLLNKLIQYTHGHEKIIKKIEYIRGLYRYPSKMLGREFPSKYINNTDVLVFAAHPDDDVLGVGTTITRHSLNGENVKVVFVTNGTGRSGESWHLKVSESKKKSEIRYREAIQALSIINIPKESIFCLGYPDGGTQRYIKNMSGDVQTLIQKLNPGRIYVHCIEGGHIDHDITSFVVKSICNKIGYSNIFEWTEYNSIQPLGALDVNFLSLQSSNVKAVRIDISEEERILKRKMLACHNSQNVEQFYLQGETIRKAETSKLEMELFELCQFPKRKLKPIVKEFYKSMMAFYIWLRLIPSPIEIIEYL from the coding sequence TTGCTTTTTGAAAAAAAAATTATTAAAATGCTTTTAAATAAATTAATTCAATATACTCATGGACATGAAAAGATTATTAAGAAGATAGAATATATAAGAGGTTTATATAGATATCCCAGTAAAATGTTGGGACGTGAATTTCCATCTAAATACATTAACAATACAGATGTTCTCGTCTTTGCGGCACATCCTGATGATGATGTATTAGGCGTAGGTACCACTATTACAAGACATAGTTTGAATGGAGAAAATGTTAAAGTTGTTTTTGTTACGAATGGAACTGGCAGATCCGGTGAAAGTTGGCATCTTAAAGTCAGTGAATCAAAAAAGAAATCGGAAATACGGTATAGGGAGGCTATACAAGCCTTATCAATAATAAATATACCCAAAGAAAGTATATTTTGTCTTGGATATCCTGATGGTGGCACTCAACGGTATATTAAAAATATGTCAGGGGATGTTCAAACGCTCATACAAAAACTAAATCCAGGGCGTATTTACGTTCATTGTATTGAGGGAGGGCATATCGATCATGATATAACCAGTTTTGTTGTAAAGTCTATATGTAATAAAATAGGTTATTCAAATATATTTGAATGGACTGAATATAATTCAATACAGCCTCTAGGAGCACTTGATGTGAATTTTTTGTCTCTTCAATCATCTAATGTAAAAGCAGTTAGAATAGATATCTCAGAAGAAGAGCGTATTCTGAAAAGAAAAATGCTAGCATGTCATAATTCCCAAAATGTTGAACAATTTTACTTACAAGGTGAAACTATACGTAAAGCTGAAACTTCTAAGTTAGAAATGGAATTATTTGAACTCTGTCAATTTCCAAAGAGAAAATTAAAACCTATAGTAAAAGAATTTTATAAGTCTATGATGGCTTTTTATATTTGGTTAAGGCTAATCCCCTCACCCATAGAGATAATTGAATATTTGTAA
- a CDS encoding oligosaccharide flippase family protein: MRSINSIKNIAISISTQLIIILLGFISRKVFLDSLGTEYLGVNGVLTNVLGMLALIEGGIGASITYYLYKPLADKDKPKIIALVQLFKKAYTILAIVTFILSLLFYPFLDTILKGSESVSYIHLAYFIFVTKNIISYLNAHRVALIVADQKEYVLTRINILFHILATLLKIIVLLLTQNYLLFLLIELVINLIQAIINSRIVEKRYKYIKTRDKYFITKSEKDELIKSIKALFFHNLGTYAVFGTDNILISTFMGVVTVGLYSNYIMIIGQLGSLLTPILGGITASIGNLIASEDEDKKYSVFKMIYLINFWLYSIGAIFLYNLLEPFLNFWIGEGYLLDSLTFTVLLINFYITGMRRSIITFKQTGGIFVQDKYMPLIEATINLVVSIILLKYLGLAGIFIGTTISTLSTVFWNAPRLVYKHIFNRGVRSYFQTYLFYSIITLFSCFITTQICDALVIENGLMSLVVKGIVCLTIPNLIYLGVFYKKSEFLQIRNVLGNIFSVVKVKLGSQA; this comes from the coding sequence ATGAGAAGTATAAATTCCATAAAAAATATAGCGATTAGTATATCAACACAATTAATAATAATTCTACTAGGTTTCATTTCTAGGAAGGTATTCTTAGATAGCTTAGGAACTGAGTATCTGGGAGTAAATGGAGTACTTACTAATGTTTTAGGTATGCTTGCGTTAATAGAAGGAGGTATAGGTGCTAGTATTACCTATTATCTATATAAACCATTAGCAGATAAGGATAAACCAAAAATAATTGCACTGGTGCAATTATTTAAAAAAGCATATACAATATTAGCAATTGTGACTTTTATCCTAAGTCTTTTGTTTTATCCATTTTTAGATACAATATTGAAGGGTAGCGAATCCGTATCCTATATACACTTAGCCTATTTTATATTTGTTACGAAAAATATAATTTCATATTTGAATGCACACAGAGTAGCATTAATAGTTGCTGATCAAAAGGAATATGTTTTAACTAGAATAAATATACTTTTTCACATACTAGCAACTTTATTAAAAATAATCGTACTTTTATTAACACAAAACTATTTACTATTTTTATTAATAGAACTAGTCATCAATTTGATACAAGCAATTATTAATAGTAGGATTGTGGAGAAAAGATATAAATATATAAAAACAAGAGATAAATATTTTATAACGAAAAGTGAAAAAGATGAACTTATAAAAAGTATAAAAGCATTGTTTTTTCACAATTTAGGAACTTACGCCGTTTTCGGAACAGATAATATTTTAATATCTACATTTATGGGTGTTGTTACTGTAGGCCTTTATTCAAATTATATAATGATTATAGGGCAATTAGGTTCTCTGTTAACTCCAATATTGGGAGGTATCACAGCCAGTATAGGTAATTTAATTGCTTCCGAGGATGAAGACAAAAAGTATTCTGTTTTTAAGATGATCTATTTAATAAACTTTTGGTTATATTCAATTGGCGCTATATTCTTATATAACCTTCTTGAACCATTTCTAAATTTTTGGATTGGAGAAGGGTACTTATTAGATTCTTTGACCTTTACTGTATTATTGATTAATTTTTATATTACAGGAATGAGAAGATCAATTATAACATTTAAGCAAACTGGAGGTATATTTGTACAGGATAAGTATATGCCACTAATTGAAGCTACAATAAATTTAGTGGTATCGATAATATTACTGAAATATTTAGGCTTAGCAGGAATTTTTATAGGTACGACGATTAGTACTCTAAGTACTGTCTTTTGGAATGCTCCACGGTTAGTTTATAAGCACATCTTTAATAGGGGTGTGCGATCGTATTTTCAAACATATTTATTCTACTCAATAATAACTTTATTCTCATGTTTCATTACAACTCAAATATGTGATGCTCTTGTAATAGAAAATGGCTTAATGTCTTTGGTTGTAAAAGGGATTGTATGTTTAACGATTCCTAACTTAATATATTTAGGAGTTTTTTATAAGAAATCAGAATTCCTGCAAATAAGAAATGTATTAGGTAATATTTTTTCTGTTGTAAAAGTAAAATTAGGATCTCAGGCGTAA
- a CDS encoding glycosyltransferase, producing the protein MEKISIIVPVYNVEDYLSKCIDSIINQTYRNLEIIIVNDGSSDNSGQMSDQYAKKDERIIVLHKENGGLSSARNAGLDIAKGDYIGFVDSDDYIASNMYEILYNSIINHNCDISIARIQASDREEIKDNRVMVLNKVEALERSILSDDLEVCIPNRLYKRFIFNNLRFETGKIYEDFLIVTDIFLNVENVVYNGNANYHYTIRAGSITHPETIKINEDIIDAASKTLLTIKKENMLKPDIVWGCLRREKDMLNYCTKYMFSNKNRDFVKKSRKLYKSYYPYILRSNLLTFKEKVALAFFCFCFPIYRLIVTRK; encoded by the coding sequence ATGGAAAAGATCTCTATAATTGTCCCTGTCTACAATGTGGAGGATTATCTTAGTAAATGTATTGATTCTATAATAAATCAAACCTATAGAAATCTTGAAATTATAATTGTCAACGATGGATCATCAGATAATAGTGGACAGATGTCTGATCAATATGCAAAAAAGGACGAAAGGATAATTGTTTTACATAAAGAAAATGGAGGGCTAAGCTCTGCCAGAAATGCTGGACTCGATATTGCCAAAGGGGATTATATAGGGTTTGTTGATAGTGATGATTATATAGCAAGTAATATGTATGAAATCCTATATAACTCAATAATTAATCATAATTGTGATATTAGTATTGCCAGAATACAGGCTAGTGATCGTGAAGAAATTAAAGATAATCGTGTTATGGTATTGAATAAGGTGGAAGCTTTAGAACGTTCTATTTTATCTGATGATTTAGAAGTGTGTATTCCTAATAGATTGTATAAAAGATTTATTTTTAATAATTTAAGGTTTGAAACTGGAAAAATATATGAGGACTTTTTAATTGTTACTGATATTTTCTTGAATGTAGAAAATGTTGTTTACAATGGGAATGCTAATTATCATTATACAATAAGAGCTGGAAGCATTACTCACCCCGAAACAATAAAGATAAATGAAGATATAATTGATGCAGCATCAAAAACATTATTAACAATAAAAAAAGAAAATATGTTAAAACCAGATATAGTTTGGGGCTGCCTACGAAGAGAGAAAGATATGTTAAACTATTGTACAAAGTATATGTTCAGTAATAAGAATAGGGATTTTGTTAAAAAGTCTAGAAAATTATATAAAAGTTATTATCCTTATATTTTAAGAAGTAATCTGCTAACATTTAAAGAAAAAGTAGCGCTTGCTTTTTTTTGTTTCTGTTTCCCTATATATCGTTTAATTGTAACCAGAAAATAA
- a CDS encoding glycosyltransferase family 2 protein: MDKVSVIMPVYNSASYLRRSIESVINQSYRNLELIIVDDCSTDNSLEIILQFADVDTRIKVYQNNNNIGPGETRNIGIKNSTGEFIQFIDADDCYDINMIEEMYNNIILTNSDVIICDYDKIIDDDQKRTYSISNLKNKNVKKHNKNNYDEMLIKLYDANLLFDVWNKIYRVDIIKNNNLFFPRLSLGEDALFNFSYFQCSNSISYIKKVLYNYYDIKTSLMNNYKEDQFVIQMEIYNSFKNTLVCTSQRSFIEKVGSDFLIEVVYGVINLSNRKCKYNNKEKYKKITAIINNATAKEIVKDGSNPSRSIKVFQVLIKARSKRILFLLIYFNFLRIIQKSSLFNKGVGKKLSSQI; this comes from the coding sequence ATGGATAAGGTAAGCGTTATAATGCCAGTATATAATTCAGCAAGTTACTTAAGAAGAAGTATTGAAAGTGTTATTAATCAATCCTATAGGAATCTAGAGTTGATTATTGTTGATGACTGTTCAACAGATAATTCTTTGGAAATAATATTACAGTTTGCAGATGTAGATACAAGAATTAAAGTTTACCAAAATAATAATAATATTGGACCAGGTGAAACTAGAAATATTGGCATAAAAAATTCCACGGGGGAATTTATACAGTTCATTGATGCTGATGATTGTTACGATATAAATATGATTGAGGAAATGTATAACAATATAATATTAACGAATAGTGATGTTATTATTTGTGATTACGATAAGATAATTGATGATGACCAAAAAAGAACGTATTCCATTAGTAATTTAAAAAACAAAAACGTGAAAAAGCACAATAAAAATAATTATGATGAAATGCTTATTAAGTTGTATGATGCAAACCTTCTTTTCGATGTGTGGAATAAAATATATCGTGTAGATATTATTAAAAACAATAACCTTTTCTTCCCAAGGCTATCACTAGGAGAAGATGCATTGTTTAATTTTAGTTATTTTCAGTGTAGTAATAGTATCAGTTATATAAAAAAGGTTTTGTATAATTATTATGATATAAAAACTAGTTTAATGAATAATTATAAAGAAGATCAGTTTGTCATACAAATGGAGATATATAACTCATTTAAAAACACATTAGTATGCACTTCCCAAAGAAGCTTTATTGAAAAGGTAGGCTCTGACTTTTTAATTGAGGTAGTTTACGGAGTTATTAACCTTTCTAATAGAAAATGTAAATATAATAATAAGGAGAAATACAAAAAAATTACTGCAATTATTAATAATGCGACTGCAAAAGAAATTGTAAAGGATGGCAGCAATCCATCCAGATCAATAAAAGTCTTCCAAGTATTAATTAAAGCTAGAAGTAAACGGATACTTTTTTTGTTGATTTATTTCAACTTTTTACGAATTATACAAAAAAGTAGTTTGTTTAATAAAGGTGTAGGAAAAAAACTATCTTCACAAATTTAA
- a CDS encoding glycosyltransferase: MKSILFVLEASEFGGVEKSLIDLISILKNKETKITVLSIYQCNKLEQMLSKGIEYKHIFSRRNIQINRAFKILPPKVLSNVFIRGKYDFIVAYQEGMPTKLVSGIKGRNTKRYCWQHNDPLYNDNNLYYFLTKDKLLRCLMKFDQCISVSNYIKNHYKIYLAEKLDISVIYNLIDDVNVRRLSKAVSTNNYPFEKGVKFCCIGRLSEEKNFISVISTIKKIKDKNFDVNLTIIGSGPEKSNLLKAIKTNNLEDRVKILDFVDNPYMYMDKCDVVVCSSKVESFGLVVAEAMILNKCIISTKCGGPEELLQGYTNGLLVNSVEDIDGGFYKMQSIKNTDKNNKHESITFPFSKANVSQNIVELFS, encoded by the coding sequence ATGAAGAGCATTTTATTTGTTTTAGAAGCAAGTGAATTTGGTGGGGTAGAAAAATCCTTAATAGACTTAATTAGCATATTAAAAAATAAGGAAACAAAGATTACAGTGCTATCTATATATCAATGTAATAAGCTTGAGCAAATGTTATCAAAAGGAATAGAGTATAAACATATCTTTAGTAGACGAAATATTCAAATAAACCGTGCTTTTAAAATATTACCACCCAAGGTGTTATCTAATGTATTTATAAGGGGAAAATATGATTTTATTGTTGCTTATCAAGAAGGTATGCCGACTAAACTCGTTTCGGGCATAAAGGGGAGAAATACTAAAAGATATTGTTGGCAACATAATGATCCATTATACAATGATAACAATTTATATTACTTTTTGACAAAAGATAAATTATTAAGATGCCTTATGAAATTTGACCAATGTATTAGTGTATCTAATTATATCAAAAACCATTATAAGATTTATCTAGCTGAAAAGCTTGATATTTCGGTCATATATAACTTAATTGATGATGTAAATGTAAGAAGGTTATCAAAAGCAGTATCAACTAATAATTATCCATTTGAGAAAGGCGTTAAATTTTGTTGTATTGGCAGATTATCGGAAGAGAAGAATTTTATTTCTGTTATATCTACAATTAAAAAAATCAAAGATAAAAACTTCGATGTTAATCTAACTATAATTGGATCTGGTCCAGAGAAAAGCAACTTGTTAAAAGCCATAAAAACTAACAATTTAGAAGACCGTGTGAAGATACTAGACTTTGTCGATAATCCTTATATGTACATGGATAAGTGTGATGTAGTTGTGTGTAGTTCTAAGGTGGAATCATTCGGTTTGGTAGTTGCTGAAGCAATGATCTTAAATAAATGTATTATATCTACTAAATGTGGAGGACCAGAGGAATTATTACAGGGATATACAAATGGATTATTAGTCAATTCTGTGGAAGATATAGATGGCGGATTTTATAAAATGCAATCAATAAAAAACACGGATAAAAATAACAAACATGAGTCGATTACCTTTCCTTTTTCAAAAGCAAACGTATCACAAAATATTGTTGAATTATTTAGTTAG